From candidate division WOR-3 bacterium:
AACCTCAACAAGGACATTTGGGGGAAGGAAAATCTCCTTTACCGCCATCTCCCCTTTAGTTAAGGTTCCGGTCTTATCCGAACAGATGACATTCACTGCCCCTAAAGTCTCAACACTCGCTAACTTCTGAACCAACCCCTTCCTTTCTGCCATCCGCTTCACCCCTAAGGAAAGAGAGACCGTGATCACCGCCGGTAGGGCTTCCGGCACAACCGCCACCGCCAGGGCAATTGCCCAAAGAAACATCTTCGTTAAACTCTCTCCGCGGTAAAAACCGATTAAGAAAATTAACCCGGAAATCAATAGAGTTAATATCCCAAACCATCTCCCCAATTTATCCAGAGAGATCTGTAAGGGGGTCTTTTTCTCCTCAATCTTTTCTAAGACTTGGGCAATCTTTCCGAATTCGGTATCCATTCCGGTGGCAAAGACGACCGCCTTACCCTTGCCGTAGACAACCGAAGTGCCGGAAAAGAGGATATTCCTCCGGGCAAAGGAGGGGGTCTCGGGAGGTAGGATACAAACATCCTTTTCCACAGGAATTGACTCCCCAGTTAAAATTGATTCATCAACCTTTAAGGTATTTTCTGATAAAAGATAACAGTCGGCGGGTATTTTATCCCCGGCGCTTAAAAGGATAATATCCCCCGGTACTATTTCCTCCGCGGAGATCACCTTTTCCTTACCTTCTCTCATCACTCGGGTATAAGGAGAAAGGAGGCTTTTCAACTCGCGCACTGCCCTTTCTGCCTGGTAGTTTTGGACTCCCCCCAAAAGGGCGGAAAGGAAGACAATCGCTAAAATGACAAAACCTTCGGTCCAGTCCCCAGTCAGGATGGCAATTAAAGTGGCAAAGAGCAGAATGAGAATGAGAAAGTTCTTAAACTGCTCCAGGAAAAAGAAGAGGAGATTTCTCCTTCTTAATTCCCTTAACCGGTTCGGACCAAATCTCTTTAACCTCTCTTTAGCCGCCTCCTCCGAAAGCCCTTCGGCTTGGGTTTTTAATTCTTCTAAGACCTCCTTGGGGGATTTGGTATGCCAGGTTTCTTCTCTCTCGCTTTTTAAAATCATTTTAATAAACTGACAAGCCATTGACAAAGCAAGGTCTCGCCGTCACAACTGGTCGTCTTAATCCTCTTGTCAATTTTTACCAATTCCTTCAATCCCCAAATGACCTCCCTCTTCTCCCAAAGGGGATTTTTCTCTTCCGCCAAAAGGCGGAAGAGAATAGCGGCCAAATAGCCGATAATCACCTCCAATTTCCCCGCATAGAGATAGAGGTTATGGAGGGCTAAAAGGGCTCTTTTCCGATCTCTATTCCGGAAAGCATTGCCTAACTCTTGAATGGGAAAACGCCTACTCGGAGAGATCACCTCCTCCAACTCCTTCCGGGTAATCCTTTGCGTCTTAGCATAGAGTTTAACCTTTTCGTATTCCTGATAGACTTGCGTATAATCTTCCCCCGCATATTCCAAAATTAGAGATAAACAATCTTCATCAATGATATACCCTTCCCTTCTTGCCCTCTCTCGGAGTTCCCTTTTGATTGCCCACGGTTGCCCCCGGTAGAGATTGATCGTATAATTAGCCAAACCTTCCTTTTTCAGAGAAGACTCTATCTCCTTTGACCAAATGACCTTAGCCACCACTAAAACCGGACTTTTCTTAGTAGTAGCAATCTTTTT
This genomic window contains:
- the holA gene encoding DNA polymerase III subunit delta, giving the protein MRENSLYILLGEDDIRAEEFLSHLKRELEEKGVSYESEILDCEEIDIPTLAERLLTNPLFVEKKLLILKNSSSLFSEKSLLEKILPILKKIATTKKSPVLVVAKVIWSKEIESSLKKEGLANYTINLYRGQPWAIKRELRERARREGYIIDEDCLSLILEYAGEDYTQVYQEYEKVKLYAKTQRITRKELEEVISPSRRFPIQELGNAFRNRDRKRALLALHNLYLYAGKLEVIIGYLAAILFRLLAEEKNPLWEKREVIWGLKELVKIDKRIKTTSCDGETLLCQWLVSLLK